A region from the Aegilops tauschii subsp. strangulata cultivar AL8/78 chromosome 5, Aet v6.0, whole genome shotgun sequence genome encodes:
- the LOC109752007 gene encoding uncharacterized protein, translating into MVSAEYSIDLKLSELLKQARPSATSLRAAGEATDAVGELIKSVPPQQAAAEAASGFVRDLGLAAEKLAFSFRPPEVVRLAGSHAAGAVTRPDVAADLLVRLPKECFHEKDFLNHRYHAKRCLYLCVIEKSLRSSPLIRKVSWSTFQDEARKPVLHVYPATEIAELPGFYVRIIPTASSLFDLSKLNLSTRNNVRAYTKDGINQPTPRYNNSILEDMFLEENAEYTGSTFANWKTLQEALVLLKVWARQRTSIYSHDCLNGYLISAILVFLTLDSGGSIINRSMTTRQIFRVAINFFATSKMWSKGLVIQPMKKRTISKEGIAHLLKTFDVAICDVSGHVNLAFRMTKSAFSELQDEAACTLNCLDKCRDGGFEELFMTKVDFGAKFDSCLRINLKGNSKVTALSFCSDDESWRVLEKDVQSLLQQGLTDRTKMIRVLWRSTPSEWNIMDGFSEFGSSPLIVGVMLSLLEKSYSLVDIGPNPENRDEAIKFRKFWGEKAELRRFKDGAIAESTVWETETWERHTIIKRIADYVLSKHLLLRQEDLTHVVDQLDFCLLVGGQDPVSSSGALLEAFDTLAKQLRLLDDVPLKISTVQPLDSAFRHTSVFPPEPHPLAYEKSSQRLPNFAATCVRSLEVMIQLEGSGNWPLDPVAMEKTKSAFLLRIGESLEDRGMFVTASEDEVNVLTSGYSFLLKIFHERGLVVQKQAGDSNIQSAPSEDKELFFRSQHSSMINGLHGIYQAYGPVVRLAKRWISAHLFSSFISEEAVELVAAYLFLRPFPFHAPSSRVTGFLRFLRLLSSFDWTFSPMIVDINNDFNLKDEKEINENFMLSRRSYEQNPHDIEPAMFLATSYDKSSEAWTKQSPSKSVLKRIASYAKSSAELLTNLIIHGQSGQYTWECLYRTPLSNYDAVILLHKEKLCRPHHVLFPAEIPNGKLVIQGKPSNDFHPYMPLSKSVVRSLHDTRDKLLVNFDPTAYFLRDLKCAFPVTFKLWHDSIGGDAIGLTWESSKKRGRDEDDEAMLDPTSILKEVGDVGKGLVRSVHLLKAPKLE; encoded by the exons ATGGTCTCCGCCGAGTACTCCATCGACCTCAAGCTCTCCGAGCTCCTCAAGCAAGCGCGGCCGAGCGCTACCTCTCTCCGCGCCGCCGGGGAGGCCACGGACGCCGTCGGGGAGCTCATCAAGAGCGTGCCGCCGCAGCAGGCTGCGGCGGAGGCTGCCTCGGGGTTCGTGAGGGACCTGGGCCTCGCGGCCGAGAAGCTAGCGTTTTCCTTCCggccgccggaggtggtgcggcTCGCCGGGAGCCACGCGGCCGGCGCGGTCACCAGACCCGACGTCGCCGCTGACCTTCTCGTCCGCTTGCCTAAG GAATGCTTTCATGAAAAGGATTTCCTGAATCACCGGTACCATGCAAAGAGGTGTCTTTACCTCTGCGTCATCGAGAAGAGCTTGAGGTCTTCTCCTTTAATCCGTAAGGTTTCATGGTCTACCTTCCAAGATGAGGCACGAAAGCCTGTCCTCCATGTATATCCAG CAACAGAAATTGCAGAACTTCCTGGGTTCTATGTCAGGATTATCCCGACGGCAAGCTCTTTATTTGATCTTTCAAAGCTAAATCTGTCAACAAGAAACAATGTCCGTGCATATACAAAAG ATGGCATAAACCAACCGACACCTAGGTATAATAACAGCATATTGGAGGATATGTTTCtggaggaaaatgcagaatataCCGGCAGCACCTTTGCAAATTGGAAAACCTTGCAAGAGGCATTGGTTTTACTAAAA GTTTGGGCACGTCAAAGAACTTCAATATATTCACATGATTGCCTCAATGGATACTTAATATCTGCCATCCTTGTGTTTCTTACCTTGGACTCTGGAGGAAGTATAATTAATAGATCAATGACCACAAGACAAATTTTCCGTGTTGCAATCAATTTTTTTG CAACTTCGAAGATGTGGTCGAAGGGCTTGGTGATTCAGCCAATGAAGAAGCGTACTATCAGCAAAGAG GGCATTGCTCATCTGCTGAAAACATTTGATGTTGCCATATGTGATGTATCTGGCCATGTCAATCTGGCATTTCGGATGACGAAGTCAGCCTTTTCAGAG CTCCAAGATGAGGCAGCTTGCACACTTAATTGCCTTGATAAATGCAGAGATGGTGGATTTGAAGAACTTTTTATGACCAAAGTTGATTTTGGTGCTAAGTTTGATTCATGTTTGAG GATTAACTTGAAGGGGAACTCTAAAGTTACTGCATTAAGCTTCTGCTCGGATGATGAATCATGGCGAGTACTTGAAAAAGATGTTCAGTCCTTGCTGCAACAAGGACTTACAGATAGAACAAAGATGATCCGCGTTCTGTGGAGAAGCACACCTTCTGAATGGAATATAATGGAT GGCTTCTCAGAGTTTGGTAGCAGCCCACTGATTGTTGGTGTAATGCTTAGCTTGTTGGAGAAGAGTTATAGTCTTGTCGATATTGGTCCAAATCCTGAAAATCGTGATGAG GCTATTAAATTTAGGAAATTCTGGGGAGAGAAAGCTGAACTTAGGAGATTTAAAGATGGGGCTATTGCTGAAAGCACAG TGTGGGAAACGGAGACTTGGGAGAGGCATACAATCATCAAAAGAATTGCTGATTATGTGCTTAGCAAGCATTTGCTGTTGCGGCAGGAAGATCTCACTCATGTTGTTGATCAGCTTGACTTTTGTCTCTTGGTTGGTGGCCAAG ATCCAGTGTCATCTTCTGGAGCTTTGCTTGAAGCCTTTGATACTTTAGCTAAGCAGTTGCGTCTATTGGATGATGTTCCTCTTAAAATATCTACTGTGCAACCTCTAGACTCAG CCTTTAGGCACACTTCTGTGTTCCCCCCTGAACCTCATCCGTTGGCATATGAAAAGAGTTCTCAGAGGCTGCCCAATTTTGCAGCAACTTGTGTTCGGTCTTTGGAAGTCATGATTCAG CTAGAGGGATCTGGTAACTGGCCCTTGGATCCTGTAGCCATGGAGAAGACAAAGTCTGCATTTCTTTTAAGAATTGGTGAAAG TCTGGAGGATCGAGGAATGTTTGTTACAGCCAGTGAAGACGAGGTCAATGTTCTTACATCTGGATATTCATTTTTGCTCAAAATATTTCATGAGAGAGGTTTGGTGGTACAAAAGCAAG CTGGAGACAGTAACATACAAAGTGCTCCATCAGAAGATAAGGAGCTCTTTTTTCGTAGTCAGCACTCAAGTATGATCAATGGTCTGCATGGTATTTACCAAGCGTATGGGCCGGTAGTGAG GCTAGCAAAAAGGTGGATTTCCGCACATCTATTCTCTTCATTTATCTCAGAGGAGGCGGTTGAATTGGTGGCTGCCTACCTATTTTTGAGGCCGTTTCCATTCCATGCCCCCTCTTCACGGGTTACTGGGTTCCTTAG GTTCTTGCGGTTGCTATCTAGTTTTGACTGGACCTTTTCACCCATGATTGTGGACATAAATAATGACTTCAACCTGAAGGATGAGAAAGAAATCAAT GAAAACTTTATGCTGAGCAGAAGATCTTATGAACAAAATCCTCATGATATAGAGCCTGCAATGTTTCTGGCTACGTCATATGATAAATCATCTGAAGCGTGGACAAAACAATCACCAAGCAAGTCG GTTCTTAAACGGATAGCTTCTTACGCTAAAAGCAGCGCCGAGCTGTTAACAAATCTTATCATCCATGGTCAATCAGGCCAATATACATGGGAG TGCCTCTACCGAACACCTTTAAGCAATTATGACGCTGTTATACTCCTCCATAAAGAGAAGCTTTGCCGTCCTCACCATGTTCTTTTTCCTGCTGAGATTCCTAACG GTAAGTTAGTAATCCAGGGCAAACCAAGCAATGATTTCCACCCTTATATGCCACTCAGTAAAAGTGTTGTGAGAAGCTTGCATGACACAAGAGATAAACTTTTGGTGAATTTTGACCCTACCGCCTACTTCTTGCGAGACTTGAAG TGTGCATTCCCTGTGACCTTCAAATTGTGGCACGATTCGATTGGAGGGGACGCAATTGGTCTTACATGGGAGAGCTCAAAG AAGCGTGGCAGAGATGAGGATGATGAAGCCATGCTGGATCCAACGTCTATACTCAAGGAGGTTGGAGATGTGGGTAAAGGGTTGGTGAGGAGTGTACATCTTCTCAAAGCACCAAAGCTTGAGTAA